The Nitrospirota bacterium genome contains a region encoding:
- the moaC gene encoding cyclic pyranopterin monophosphate synthase MoaC, with the protein MAEFTHFNESGRARMVDVGAKASTERAATAQATVFLLPETLEKIQQGKIAKGDVLSVAQVAGVMGAKRTPDLIPMCHPLLITSVDISFREESQPNHDGLCSITILATAKTTGQTGVEMEAMTAATVAALTIYDMCKAIDRGMSFGDICLLAKSGGKSGTFTKA; encoded by the coding sequence ATGGCAGAATTTACGCATTTCAATGAATCAGGCCGGGCGCGCATGGTCGATGTCGGAGCGAAAGCTTCGACCGAACGGGCTGCCACGGCTCAAGCCACTGTCTTTCTCCTTCCCGAAACCCTCGAAAAGATTCAGCAGGGCAAGATCGCCAAGGGCGACGTCTTGTCCGTCGCGCAGGTCGCGGGCGTGATGGGGGCCAAGAGGACCCCGGATCTCATTCCCATGTGCCATCCGCTGCTGATCACCAGCGTCGATATCTCCTTCAGAGAAGAATCCCAGCCGAATCACGACGGTCTCTGTTCGATCACCATTCTGGCCACGGCCAAGACGACCGGGCAAACCGGGGTTGAGATGGAAGCGATGACCGCTGCCACCGTGGCGGCCCTGACCATCTACGATATGTGCAAGGCCATCGATCGCGGGATGAGCTTTGGCGATATTTGCTTGCTGGCCAAGTCGGGCGGCAAGTCCGGCACCTTTACTAAGGCCTAG